A window from Planococcus maritimus encodes these proteins:
- the cobS gene encoding adenosylcobinamide-GDP ribazoletransferase produces the protein MANRTLGGLLLAFQFFSSIPVHQEIPVKKPQVTAMYSLLPIVGLMMGTMMSVAIWFIHQTTDVGPLTIAFLLTFLLWALTGGLHLDGLADTGDSYFSYQSRDKRLEIMGDPRIGAFGAMVLIFAIVGKMIVLAELVSSVSLFAIAAVPVVSRIGLSVLSLFAKPAKTDGLAAYFQRLIDRRTILSAMFAWSLVMLLALWVFCGWAVAFAFLLVAILATIGYKKWCDKNFGGVTGDLLGAYVEGMELILWGMLLFFV, from the coding sequence ATGGCGAATCGAACGCTTGGAGGCTTATTGCTCGCATTCCAATTCTTTTCATCGATCCCAGTACATCAAGAGATTCCGGTGAAAAAGCCGCAAGTGACAGCGATGTACAGTTTGTTGCCGATAGTCGGATTAATGATGGGGACGATGATGTCAGTAGCCATCTGGTTCATTCACCAGACAACTGATGTCGGCCCGTTAACGATTGCGTTTTTGCTTACGTTTTTATTATGGGCACTTACCGGTGGCTTGCATTTGGACGGGCTTGCGGACACAGGCGACTCTTATTTTTCTTACCAAAGCCGGGACAAGCGCCTTGAAATTATGGGCGACCCACGGATTGGTGCTTTTGGAGCCATGGTATTGATTTTCGCGATTGTTGGGAAGATGATTGTGCTTGCGGAATTGGTCTCTTCTGTATCGTTGTTTGCCATTGCGGCAGTTCCTGTCGTCAGCCGGATTGGGCTATCGGTGTTATCGCTCTTTGCAAAGCCGGCAAAAACGGATGGGCTCGCTGCTTATTTTCAGCGCTTGATCGATCGCAGAACGATTTTGTCAGCGATGTTCGCCTGGTCACTCGTTATGCTCTTGGCCTTATGGGTGTTCTGTGGATGGGCAGTGGCCTTCGCCTTTTTACTAGTAGCGATCCTAGCGACCATCGGCTATAAAAAATGGTGTGACAAGAATTTTGGCGGTGTAACGGGCGATTTGCTCGGGGCATACGTGGAAGGAATGGAGCTGATACTATGGGGAATGCTTTTGTTCTTCGTTTGA
- a CDS encoding histidine phosphatase family protein: MGNAFVLRLIRHAPTAGNRRKAYIGWTDEPILPFEALATHAAQLVFGSDLLRCRQTAQLLFPNARYEADANLRELNFGDWEGMTYSELQSNDHYRKWIDDPQVVQPPNGESFQQLAERVDRSIGAFPEKGDFTLVTHGGPIRYLLAKANGGEFFSQQAAHGQCYTVAWASKSAYKEGQACISFSAEPLTANANM, encoded by the coding sequence ATGGGGAATGCTTTTGTTCTTCGTTTGATCCGCCACGCACCGACTGCCGGGAATAGGCGAAAAGCGTATATCGGCTGGACCGATGAACCGATCTTGCCGTTCGAAGCCCTAGCCACTCATGCGGCCCAGCTCGTTTTCGGCAGTGATTTGCTGCGCTGTAGGCAAACAGCTCAGTTGCTATTTCCGAATGCGCGTTATGAAGCGGATGCTAATTTACGGGAATTGAATTTTGGGGATTGGGAAGGAATGACCTATAGCGAGTTGCAATCGAATGATCATTACCGCAAGTGGATTGATGATCCTCAAGTGGTGCAGCCACCGAATGGGGAAAGTTTTCAACAATTGGCTGAACGGGTAGACCGATCGATCGGAGCTTTCCCCGAAAAAGGAGATTTTACACTTGTCACTCATGGCGGGCCAATCCGCTATCTTTTAGCTAAAGCGAACGGTGGAGAATTCTTTTCCCAACAAGCAGCCCACGGGCAATGCTATACCGTCGCATGGGCGAGCAAGTCGGCGTATAAGGAGGGACAAGCATGCATATCATTTTCGGCGGAGCCTTTAACGGCAAACGCCAATATGTGA